ATATGGTAACTGGGTTCCCTTTGAATTCCTTGATCAGCTGGTATTTGGCCATCGTGAAGCCAATTACTACTATCATCCAAGAGAGGCACCTGAAGCTTTTCTGAATTGCTTTCCTTCCTTTGTCCTACCGATTTCTTAACGCTCAGAGCTACTTGTTTCAAGACCTTCCACAGTATATTCCTCTGctacaaagaagaaacaaatctTGTGAAGCTAATTTCAATCATATGAAGGATACATAAGACATTgtgagagaaaacaaaaaaggaagagatTACTTTAAACTGTTCCAATGAAAAATATTATGTATGTAAATAAAAGGCAATAACAACCTTTTGCTGAGATGAACCAGGGTAACTTGATGGGAGCGTTCGGTATCCCCGGTGTGAGGATCTACGAAGTCTCAGTGCTTCTTCCATTGGAAATTTTCAAGACTTGAGTGATTGTTCAGATTGCCAGGTTTAGGCAAAACTTTATATTTCTGATGAAACTCAAGAGTTTGAAGACTGCCTTATGTAGAGTTCTTTTCTTTAACAAACACAAATAGAATTCTTTTAATATAAATCTTGTACATTGTTTATTGGATAAGTGCTTCTCTGTTGAATAATAATGAAACAATTATTTGGCCTAGGCTCTAGCCAAAGTCTTCAATTTGGttcatttttaatacaagttgGTAGGTTCACACAAAGCACGGGTATTGtaaaagaatttggaaaatCAATAGAATAGTATAGTAAAAGTCCAAAACTAGACACTGACATTTGAATGGAAGGACAAAAAGAAAGCCCTAAGAATGTCAACTCTCTTTGTgcttcaaataatttattgATGGGGTTCAACTGagtaaagaagaaagaattaTTGAATCAGGAACTACTGCAAGATTCAAGTATTCTGatttttaataattcatgttgcatataagaaaatatgaccacatggattttttttactgATCTTGTGCTTACGGCCAAAGTTCTCTCATTTTTGACCTTCGTCGAATTATCATCCAAATACTGAACATAAAACTCAGTaagtcatttttaaaaaagaaggaaaatgcAATCCAAGcaggtttgtttttcttaagCCAATATCCACATGTAGCAACTTGTTCTGTTCAGGCCAACACTGCACATACCCACAGTGAGCTCTGCACAGTTGTACCCTATTCTAAGCACATTGCATTTCAAATTAATCTTTTCTAGATAACCTCACCTGCGCCAAAATATAGTTGCTGCTGCTAATCTGCAAAAGATAGCTAACCACGCTAACCTACAACCCTCTAGACAACGTTTGTTGACAGAACCAAACTAAGGGTGGAGTCCTTCTGTATGTTGTAGCTTCCTAGATCCCGACCATTAATAAGAAATTTCCCACCAAACAAAAGCCTACAATAATAGTAAGGCTTCATAGACAATTCAAGCTTGCGGAAAACCTTGACCTTCACATCTTCAACAACATCAGACTGCTTCACATAAATAGTTAGGGTTCTGCCATCAAAAACTTTAACAAATATCTGAAACAAAGGAGGTGACATCTCCAATACATATTTATCTTTGATGTCATAAAAAGCCAATGTCTTGAGATCCTCAAGCTGATTTCCGGAATAGATCAGATTCTGATCACTGACTGAGATACCTAAAGTGTTCCCAACTATGTTTTTGACATCATTGACAGTGAACAAGGCTCTAACCTTGAGTTTAACAGTCTCACCTGATGGTGTTTTCACAGATATTGAAAGGACATCTTTAGGAGCAGAAATCATTTGCAGggttgacatgttattgataCCTAATGAGGTCAGAGTGCTGTCCTCTTCAAGTAATTCTCCACCATATAAAAGAGTAAACTGATCCGTTGGAATCATCTTCTTGGCCTGAATCATGGCCTTGATGTTTCGGATGGTGTCATGAGCTTTTGCTTCAATCTCAATGGTGCGCTGACTTGATGGTAGTTTGACAAATAATTTGATCCCGACAGTATTCTGGAGAACAAGATGAACAGTGGAGTCCCTCTGAACTCCACAGTCAACTAGACTTTGGCAGTCCACGAGCATATCACCACCCAAGAAGAGCTCCTGATGATGTTCTGGAAATCCATACTTCTCACATAACAGTGCTTTAAGATCTTTTATCGTCTCAGATCTATTGACCGTTAAGGCCACAGTTCTCATAatcttcaaaaaaatattaatctgatacaaagaaaaagataaatgtACTTCATCAAAACAATACTATAACAAAGACCAAACCGAAAACGTTAATTTGCAATATTTTTACAACCAGAACAATTGTTCCCATTATCCATATCAGGTTGGGCCATC
The window above is part of the Prunus dulcis chromosome 1, ALMONDv2, whole genome shotgun sequence genome. Proteins encoded here:
- the LOC117615397 gene encoding polyubiquitin-like — encoded protein: MAASSSRIATVLSSTQHHQSSSSQEEEINIFLKIMRTVALTVNRSETIKDLKALLCEKYGFPEHHQELFLGGDMLVDCQSLVDCGVQRDSTVHLVLQNTVGIKLFVKLPSSQRTIEIEAKAHDTIRNIKAMIQAKKMIPTDQFTLLYGGELLEEDSTLTSLGINNMSTLQMISAPKDVLSISVKTPSGETVKLKVRALFTVNDVKNIVGNTLGISVSDQNLIYSGNQLEDLKTLAFYDIKDKYVLEMSPPLFQIFVKVFDGRTLTIYVKQSDVVEDVKVKVFRKLELSMKPYYYCRLLFGGKFLINGRDLGSYNIQKDSTLSLVLSTNVV